AGGATGACTGCGAGGTAAGCAGCCAGCATCACCGTCCGAAAAGTCTGTTGTAGAAATGTAAATTGTATGTAGAGTTCGCTAGAGATGTAGTCAAACTCATTATATTCGAGCCGTTCTGTGATGAAGATTTTGTATTTGTGATACGGAGGTTATACATTTGAGTGATCATTTTAATAGGCTCACATCTTTCTATgcggcatatatatatattgtacatttataGTTGTGCCTTTTAAGATAGGGCTCTAAAAGTATATCAGCGatttatatcattaaaaaataaaatagattttaattGTCAATCGTATATTAATATAATTCGACGAAGTGCAAAACTGTGTGAATAATTCACATAGAATAATTGGTTTATAACATATCGAGATTAATCATTTTTGCCAGAATCAATTTGGTGATGCATTGGACATAAACATAAACAGACTTTAGCCGAGTCTTGTCGCTTTAATCTATCAATGCACGATAACTGTGATATcagagttttagttttaattgtgtttattcaCGACCAGCCTCGTTAGTCACTCGATACCCTCCATTCATCGCGGCTATCCTTCTTGCACACTCCGTTTAAAACAGTTTGTAGTTTGTATTTGTCAGAAATACGGTCAGGTAGGCAAGCAGACAAGATCTTCTCCACGGTAACAGGGAACATGAAAATGGAGTGAGAAAAAAACCGAAAAATCGTCAATTTTGATTTCACTCGTGGTTTACCGAAATAAAACAATGCGTGTTTTTTTTCTGGCCTAAAGCAAGAAAGACGCATCTTGTTGAAGCTTTATAGGTAAAATATCGCCAATTGTTTTCAAACACATGTGCAGCAGCTGCTGAACTTGAATTAGGAGAGGATGACCATTTCAAGGCCAAAAGTAAACCTTCTCATATGCATAATATCAGTGGACATTTTTCTATATTGGCTTTGCGACTTTTTCTATCACACAATTATTGTATCTGCCGCACTAGAGCCCATGTCATCGACCGTTAAAgcgtttatttttaaaagattccGTTCTAAATGCTCTCAATCGGCTTCATTCAGTGAACAAACAGCAAAGGGTGCTAAGGATCATTGGGCTAACTGGACAGCCTAAACTCTGTGACAACATAGTAAAGGGCCGGAATGAGTCTCAGAAGTTAACGAGCCAGTCAAACTAGTTTGGGCAATTCCCTCCCCCTCATACCCTACAATTTcttgtttcttaaatgaaagacagTCGTTTGtggagaggaaaaacaaaaatggcaacacGCTACCAAATGTGTGTGCCTTCTGAAGAAATTAAACGATCGTTCATCCACTTTATATTCTCACACCCTACCTAGAAGCGCATATCCACATaggatatttaaattaaaaaaatatatacaaagcaGAAAAGTCTCATCGAGCCAACCTGGGCATAAGGAATGCTTTACTGTCACGCTTACACAAAGCCATGTAAATCTTTCAGTACAAGAAAGGGCCTCACCACTCGTGTGTTTAACATTGTCAACAAGTTATGGAATTCATTCTGAATATCATCTTCTTCTACAAGCCTTAGGCCGTTCATACAGGGCTGATTAATTGAAGTTTCTATCCAACGTCATCGTTACCTCACAATTGTTAGGAGCGTGTTTTGAACATCCCACGAAAtcgcaagttttattttttattcccggGATCATCTTGCATATTTGAGGAATGCCGAGCAGTTATTGTTCACAACGTGTATCAAACCTGAAACGGTAAAGACTGCACTCCAAAGCGCGagtgtctttttaaaatgttggcaGAGCGAAGATAGTCAAGTCGTTGCAAAAAGCAATCCTCCAACATGTCTGCGGTTATAAAACTACATTTGGCCCTTCCTTGCTTGTTTGCGATGAATCAGACTGCATATTGAACAGTGGATGAAAGCTGTCTCCATTTAGCCGGCACGATGACTCAATGTACTGTTTTCGAGTACATTTCCGGTGTCGCATTTATCTGTCAATCCGCACGGCTTCGAGAACACCTGATCCGCAGTCTTGTTTAAATATAAACAAGAATCTTTAAAGCGATAATGTGCTGAAAATGTTGGAGCGTTAGAACGATTCGTTATTCCGTCGTATTTTATGAGTCATTCATCCTGCTTGCCTGTTCCATTACCAGTGTAAAATTGATGTCTACGCGCTCAAACACTAGTATTCGTTACCTTTTACAAACGGTGTATAGTTAAGACTGTACTGAATTCACCGGGGTTGGCACagtgttttttaagtttacacAGCAGGCAGGACAAATTTCAAATCAACTGATGAAGACGCCGCAGTTGCAATTTTTCCCGTGTAGATTTGTATGTCTTGAAACTTTGCGTGCATTATAACCCCCTCAATTAATTTTCTCTCCCACAGGAGCGGCACGATGGCAGCAACAACCCGAGGCTCCCCCACCTGTCGGCCGTCAACCAGCACCTGTACAGCCCGGCCCCTCCTCTGTCTCACAGCAGTTCGGATTTTCAACCCCCGTACTTCCCACCTCCGTATCAGCCTCTGTCATACCCCCAGTCCAGCGACCACTATACCCACCTGGGTGACCCTTTTTCCATCAACACACTGCATCAGCCTCCCCCCACCTCAAACCAGCAGCAGTCCTGGCCCAACCGGCAAAACCAGGAGCACACCGGTCTAGGCCACCATGGCCGCTCCGGACTGGCCGGACAAATTCTAGGCCTGGATTCTGGGTCGGCCGGGGGTCGCAGAGAGGCCTTCCGCCGACCTGAACTATTGCTACCACATGGACACTCCATCGACTCTGCTGTCATTGGGGATAACATGGGCCTTCATGACCTGGGCCACAGCATAGATGACATCCAGGTAAGGAGCAGACACGTCAATTGAGCATGTGAAAGAAATGATTCGGAGTGAAAACAACATTATAGCAGATAAAGAGAGAACACTTATCTTTGTATGGTCTAAACTCGGCATTGCGGCAAGCGACTTGGGAaaatggcatatatatatatatttttttttatagatacaaATATATTGTAATTTAGGCAATAGACAATATATAGCAACGCAAAATCAAAACTTTAATGCTTTAAAATTGTATAATTGATTTGCCTTGGTTGGTAAATATTAtagtaaaatgaatgtttaatataataaaaatttaacGGCTTTCCCGGCTGTCATCCACAACGAATGCGTTAACCATTTGAACCATACGCAGCTCATTTCTTTGTTTCGTTTTAAGTTTAATTTGGTTAGTTTTTGCACTTTTATTACATTGCCGTGCACTTCGTAAAGTCGGGGCTCCAGGCTGGTGCGCGCAGTCCTAGTCATAGTCTGTGGTTTCTATTGGGGTTGTGGCtcacttgtattttttattttttgtccccGCAGCATGTGGAGGATCCCAACCTTATGGCGGACACCACGGTGATTAAAAAAGGTAAGCCTTCTGGCTCCGACTATTATTTTATCGATTGATGCGTTTTGTTGTCGACTTTTCAAATATTCTATCTGGTGTAACCTACTTTTGGCAGCGTGCAGTTTCAGTCGGGGCGCGTGAGATCCTTTTCTTTTTGTTCGTCCAGTGTTTTCTGGTTTCGAAGCTGCTCCTATTCCCCAAGGACTATCGCTTTTAGATAAATTTGAACTTTTTGTTAGTAGACTCCGTTTTTCAGGTCGGCTCCGTTGAACGATTGGACCAGGCATTTGCAGTTAACGTGCAGTCGATGCGTGAACATTGCCCATTCATTTAATAAGAAATTGAGTAACACAAAATGCGACTGTATAAAGTAATCAAACCTTTTCAAGTTAAGGAAATAACTATGTTTAAGGGAGATATATTGTATTGGAATAGAGAGTGATTTCTTTAATTCCTTGATTTAAACTAAGCTACATTTTGCTCAAAGTATTCAAAGTCAATTGACATTTTTACCAGAGCAAAGCTGAGGAGGACCACCATATGGTACAGTTAGAATGAAAATTAGAGCGGACTCGAGTCTCACTGGCCTCAGGTATCAGTTACTGCCAAATCTACATTTTTGGTGCAATACATTTTGGCATTTCATTATTGCTTCCCATGTGTGCTCTTAgttgaaatttaaatattaatttaatttaattctcagcagaattaataatagtaataataataggagaaaaatctgaatttAGTGCTTTGAAAGTAAAATGAACCCATGGACCCTTATCTCTTAACATGAAATAACCGGTTCTTTGTTGTTTCACATTCCTGTGCTGTGGATGCATCTTTGTGTATATGAACACATTCCCTTAACATATTTACTGGAAATGCACGTCTGCCTACACACGGACATTCCCGGCAACCTCTCTTTCAAGAATCAGAAATGTCATCAGGTCTCttaaatttttacttttcagAGTATTCTGGACTACAGTGAAGCGGCTTTGCACAATATTCAGTTAGAAAATGTAAAGTCACACCTTGAAACGAGTACTTGTCTATCCTAAAGAGTTTATTATTTGGGGGTTTATTGTGTCTTAGTTCTGGGGTgcttgtcatttttaagatgttaTTTTTATGTGCGAGCGATTACAGAGTGTCTTAAAGTGCAGGCACATGTGTTTTATTTGGTTGTAGTTTTGTGCAGACtcccattttgtttcacatttcttCAGGATTTATAAAGCCACAAAAGTGGTTGTGGGCTGGCTAATGCATTGCTTGTGTTGCTACAGGCTGTCGCCTTCCGCTGTAATGAACTCCGATTAAGTTGTTTCAGAATGATCACCAGAGTAGGAAAAGAAGGGAAGGTGCTCACCGAGGAAGGCCTGAGTGACCCTTACTTAACCAGCATATGGTGTTCCAAGGCGAGGAGCAATCGACTTGCACATTCAGCTTGTCACATTTTTATGTCCTCTGTTAGCTGAAATGTTGCCCATGCAGTATTTAACACATCTTGAATTTACCGTGGCTTAGCACGAACATGTAAGGAAGCAGTACAACAGGGTTTTGACAGATGTACATGCACTTTCAGTTTTGCCAGCTTGATGcatgtttgttttctgttatgCAGACATGTGGTCatgattttgtgaaataaaaacactaTGGTCTTTATTCTTCTTTCTTAATATAATCAACAAGCGTAATAGTAAATGTCCATGTTCTCCTTCAGTTTTCTTCCCACCATGTAAAAGTGATGCACACAGGCATGCATACAGATCAGTTGTGCAAAAATGGACAGGTGGCTGTACCTTCCAAAGGAATAATTTTGTGTTTCTCAGTGTCTGGCCTTTCAAATTAGAAGGTTGTTTCTTTTGGTGTCAGATGGGAGTAGTGTGCCTTTGTGTCTCTCCTCATTGTTCTCACACAAGTTTTCTTTTGCGGCTATTCTGCACCCACCTGACTCTTAACAGTGGCTGAACTATAGTCATCACCTCCATATTGCGCTCCTTTTTCTTTCCGTTTAATTCAAGTAAATGTCATTCTGTAACAAGGATGAATGGGTTGATTTCTGCATGACACTGGCCCCACTCCCCTTGTGTCTGAGCGACTGTCTTCTAAATTTTACTTCCCTCAGTGGTCCTAAGAGTCCAAATTTGGGAGTGAGTGTGACCGTGTGTTGGTGTGCGCTCTGATAATTTGGCATCCCAAAAGAAACTGAGGACTGTCTTGTGGCAGGAGCAACTTAGATGATGAATACATAAATTCTAAATAGAAGGCAATATTTAAATCTCTCTATCGATCTTAAATCTTAAAGCATTTTGAACTGTTTGTATAGCTCAATATCTAAGTTGTTTTACTCCTTTTCAAAGAGCTACTATCTTCCCGGTTATTTGTCTGTCACCTTTTGTTTCAATATGTGTGCGATACTTCGTTTTTAGTTCCTTCCTCAGTGTCATctcctttttctgatttttttttttttttttaacgtcttCCCTTTTTTGCCCGTCCTTCTCTTTTTTACACTCTTAAATGCTCTCAATTTACCTATTAATGTGTGCCTTGTGACTTTTCATTCGTGTTTCTCAATTCATATTCTTTCTACtccctgtatatatttttttctttttgaaagtaTTTTCACATATTTGTATGCCACTACCAAGTTTTATCTGCAGTTTCCCTCATTCTTTAGCATACATTATTTCTTGACTGAAGCATTTCATGCCTGGTTGTGGTTTTGCATGTGAGGGAGAGACTGTGTGCACCACTGAGCCTCCCTGGTATGGCGTCTATGGCAGTGCTTGCCTTCTCTTGGACTTTTACTCTGGAAATTCTGTCCTTTGTGTTGATGCTGAAATGATTGTGCCAGACTCTCTGCAGGCACAcatgtcttgcttaatttttaagTCATGCCCCACTCTAGTATTTGAATGTCATTCGACTGTTTCATTTCTAGAAAGACAATTTGCATCCCTTGCATGAAAATGTTGAAAAACATAATAATTGGAGTAATGGAGGTGACTGCGTATTTATGCCTGAAATAAGTCTGGTCAAATATACTGATAGCCCCCTAACGTGTGCGTTTAATGCTGAACAGCCACATGCAGGTATGAAGGCGTGCCATCTGGAGTCGTCTCCCATTAAAAGGCTCAGGGCTAATTATGCAAGCCCCTTTAGAAACAACACAAGCGCCTCTTGCTACTACAAGCCAGGCCCTGCATTACAAaagggctgttttttttttgttttttttttgtaagatggACCCCACCAAAAATGATAATGAAAGGTACATTCCAGCAGTAGCAGCCTATAATTGCAGTTCATTGATAATGAAGGGGGGTAATGGAAAACTGAGTGCTGGCGTTACACTTTGACATCTTGTAGTTATGcattaacactttacagtgccatTAAGGCCATTGTTGCCGAGCTGGAGTGTAATCACAGATGCAGCATTTTGGGATTCTCTGGCCTCCTGCAGggttgcagcagcagcagcatggcTCATTAGTGAGACACTAGTTAGTCTGCCTCAGGAGCTCACATCATGGGACTTCTTTTATTAGTTAGCTCTGCTGTGTGCTTGACTCTTCCCTGACTTCCAGTTGGCCGAAGCAACATTGACGCCAGTAGTCACAGAACACAAGCCTGATTTTGATTTCAAGCTGCACTTCCCTTCCCTTTACATTCCTAGTGTCTCTTTTCTCTGTGACCTTTCTTCCCCGGTTCCGTCTGATAAAGTGTTGTCTTCAGTCTTAGGAATAAGAAATGGCAGAAGTCAGGACCGTATGCAGTGGAAATTTTTGGGAAATGAGGTTCTAGCTGTTGCAGATGaaggtatatattgcacatttcATTCAAATCATATATTTTGGGTTTTGTATTCATTGTGGGGTGTTCCACTGAAGCTCTGCTTTTCATcttaattgaattttttattttagaaaagatAAGAATTAATATAGTAAGGGAGTGAATgacttgaattttttattttagaaaagatAAGAATTAATATAGTAAGGGAGTGAATGACTATCTTATGCATGCTGTATTTTTATGTAATATAGGCAAactaaaaaagagcaaaattaaacttttaaGTCTGAACTGTTCAATTCCCTTTTACTTTGTAAAGCACCTTATAACATAACTCACTGGTAAATGTGTCATATCAAGAAAGCCTCagttagttaatttaaagctTCTTTCAacaagtcatatatatatatatatattcattcatgTATTCTCAAACCAAGTTAATCCAAATAAGGGTTCTGGGAGCCAGTGCCTATCCTGACAGCCCTGGGATCAAGGCAGGAAACGGCCCTGAAAAGTCTGTCACAGGTGAACGTGTTagcaaaaaaaacagcaaagctgGCGTGAAGTGTTGCACAGCCTGGTTCAGTATTTCTTTGTATACTTATTTCTTAGTGTGATGTGCCCAAGTTTTAAAGTAaagtttatgttttgttaattctTATTTCCATGCCCATTTGATGATGTTGCTCTTCTGTAagaattcaggaaaacatttgtttcATTGGTTAGTTCTTTCTACCATTCTCTTAATCACACTTCTAGATTCTCtgcttttctattttatttctcaCATTGTGAAAaagacatttgcattttttttagctAAACAATTTCAGAGACCGCGTcccttttgtttaattgttttaattttggcATATGACTGAGAACTACAAAATACTGTTACAGTTGTGTATTTTCATGCGACTTTCCCCATTGTTATAAAATAACCATTAATTGCCTCACTTTTGATGGTGCTTCACCAATAGTATTGCTCAGGTGTTGTCTTTGTTCTGCCAATGAGTGCCCATATTAGGGTTAGGGAATTAAAAACAGACTGAACATCAGCCACTTTTGGTGCCAGTCACCATTGGCTTCTATCACTTAAATCTGTAGTGCCAGATTGTATGTCCTGTGAAATTGAGCCTACTGCCACCCTGGGTGTGTGTTGCCATTAAAGTGTATAATCTGTTGTGTCATGAAATATTTAATTGGCTTACTGTACATAGTAATTACAAAAATTTGatttgggaggggggggggctgtGCTCCACATGTAAATCTGCTAATGCATAGAATATTAATTCAACACCAGGTCTTGTGTAGAGTGCATACTGTCCTGtagttctgatattttttttattaccatcCTTAATTGTTCTATAGAGCAATGGACACTAggttcatttgtttatttcatgaAATAACTGAATTCAAAGTTTTGAGCTAAGTCGGTAATATATTTCAGCTGGTTGGAGGTGATACCGTAGGTTATGAAATAGCTAGTTAACCCATACTAGGGGTGGTTTCCACCTTTATGCCAGATACTGTAAACATGTAGTaggaaaactgaattaaaaaacagaagaatagtTGTAATATGTAAGCAattcaaatgttacattttatacatttatgctCTTGCTAAAATACTCAATGTTCCTATCAGGGCCTGCTCTAGACACCAGCCTAAGAGTGCTATGACTTGGAGGGGGGTGCCATTCAAGTCACATTCTGCTGTTCTATCGACTTGTCACTATAGCACACCATACGGGTAACATATGTATGTGAATGCACTCTAACCCCCACCCATTCCCCCAACCActgttttaaaaagtcaaatactgtagatacagtatatgaaggcATTCCGATCTCAAAAGGGTGCAACCACACACCATTACCCAGGGGCACCATGTGCCATTGGGCCGGCCCTGGTTCCTACATTTTCAAAGAAATCTGTATGGCATTACAAGCTTTAATATTTAATGATAGCACACACATAAAACTTCAGATTTTCAAATCCTGGTAATCCAGTTCATCCCAGCATTACTTTCACAAGGCCCAATCACAGACACCCTCACCCACACTCACAAGGAGGTAACTTGGAATTAACAAACTgagcctgcatgtctttttgaatGTATATGACTATATGAATGTTGTGGCTTTTTGAACatacttcagaaaaaaaacagtactaCAGTCGAAACagtagctttttttattttttattttttttttacacaaccaGAAGAATTGGTATGTTGTATCAAAGACAAACATCTGTGCAATTAAGAAattgacaaaaataataataataaaaacctaAGTGGTGCTGAAGTTCTACTCCAGAGGATGTGCATGTCATGTTTAGAGTCTCTTGTGACAGCTCACAGGTGACCATGTGTTTCAACTCTCTGCTGTTCtctaattgtgttttgtacactCAGTACTTGAACATGAAAGCTCTTGGCTCTTATTAAATTCCTTGGTAATTTCTGCCCTTTTCACAGGTCCCGTCGCTTTGCCAAAAGGCAACCTGGGAATTCCTTACCAGAAAGAGGGCCTGCTTGGAATGGTCTCCAACCCTACAGAGGTCTTCTGCTCTGTGCCTGGACGACTTTCACTTCTCAGCTCAACCTCCAAGTACAAAGTGACCGTTGCCGAGGTGCAGCGACGTCTTTCTCCACCTGAATGTCTAAACGCTTCACTACTAGGAGGAGTTCTCCGCAGGTACGTTTACTATTAGGATCTGGGATTAAATTGTCAATAGTGGCACTAATGCTTTGTTAacctcatttcattttaaaagagtCCAAGATGACAAATGTTTGGAGAGATACAGGGCAGGTTTATCCCTTCTATGATTTAATTATCAGATAACTAAAATGCCGCTGTTCCTGTACATTCTTCCCCTCTtaaaattttttcattatttctcattCTTCCATTGAGGATATTATGTCTGGTCCAGCTTATTTTGTTATATCATTATTATATTGGCATCCATTCATAGTTCAAAAGATCAATAGTTTGTGACTGACAGCTGATGCTTTCATGGCTCAGTCCCTTGTTTGATGAAATGGCTCATTTTTATATTTGACAATGGAGcaagtgtgatttttttcttccccAAATTTGCCTTCAACTTCTCCTGTGTGCCAGGTCTCTGAGGTTCATGCACACCTGACGTTTTGCATGGCAGTCTTGTAATGGCCCTTCTGATCTGCCTGATCACATCCCCCTCCAACTCTGTCTTATGGCATTGCTGCTCAGCTGTTGCACTCCCTTTTATGTTAACAAGGTTAACAGTTCCAAATTGATTATTCTGCTTGTTTGTGCTCAATGCACGTCTCCccttcactgatttttttttttttaatttgtagtagcttcaatttaatttgttaattttctacTAGAGTTTAAATGTGATTGGAGGAGCAGAGGTAAGAGTCACCTGTTTGAAGTCAGAGGGGGATTA
This genomic interval from Erpetoichthys calabaricus chromosome 10, fErpCal1.3, whole genome shotgun sequence contains the following:
- the tfap2c gene encoding transcription factor AP-2 gamma isoform X1 encodes the protein MLWKLADNVKYEDDCEERHDGSNNPRLPHLSAVNQHLYSPAPPLSHSSSDFQPPYFPPPYQPLSYPQSSDHYTHLGDPFSINTLHQPPPTSNQQQSWPNRQNQEHTGLGHHGRSGLAGQILGLDSGSAGGRREAFRRPELLLPHGHSIDSAVIGDNMGLHDLGHSIDDIQHVEDPNLMADTTVIKKVLGIRNGRSQDRMQWKFLGNEVLAVADEGPVALPKGNLGIPYQKEGLLGMVSNPTEVFCSVPGRLSLLSSTSKYKVTVAEVQRRLSPPECLNASLLGGVLRRAKSKNGGRSLREKLDKIGLNLPAGRRKAANVTLLTALVEGEAVHLARDFGYVCETEFPAKAMAEYLSRPHVERNEISSRKNMLLAAKQICKEFTDLLTQDRSPLGNSRPTPILEPGIQGCLTHFSLITHGFGSPAICAAMTSLQNYLNEALKQVDKMYLSSGSEQQGSSESGKSADKMDKHRK
- the tfap2c gene encoding transcription factor AP-2 gamma isoform X3 is translated as MLWKLADNVKYEDDCEERHDGSNNPRLPHLSAVNQHLYSPAPPLSHSSSDFQPPYFPPPYQPLSYPQSSDHYTHLGDPFSINTLHQPPPTSNQQQSWPNRQNQEHTGLGHHGRSGLAGQILGLDSGSAGGRREAFRRPELLLPHGHSIDSAVIGDNMGLHDLGHSIDDIQHVEDPNLMADTTVIKKGPVALPKGNLGIPYQKEGLLGMVSNPTEVFCSVPGRLSLLSSTSKYKVTVAEVQRRLSPPECLNASLLGGVLRRAKSKNGGRSLREKLDKIGLNLPAGRRKAANVTLLTALVEGEAVHLARDFGYVCETEFPAKAMAEYLSRPHVERNEISSRKNMLLAAKQICKEFTDLLTQDRSPLGNSRPTPILEPGIQGCLTHFSLITHGFGSPAICAAMTSLQNYLNEALKQVDKMYLSSGSEQQGSSESGKSADKMDKHRK
- the tfap2c gene encoding transcription factor AP-2 gamma isoform X2, translating into MALLERIDWQERHDGSNNPRLPHLSAVNQHLYSPAPPLSHSSSDFQPPYFPPPYQPLSYPQSSDHYTHLGDPFSINTLHQPPPTSNQQQSWPNRQNQEHTGLGHHGRSGLAGQILGLDSGSAGGRREAFRRPELLLPHGHSIDSAVIGDNMGLHDLGHSIDDIQHVEDPNLMADTTVIKKVLGIRNGRSQDRMQWKFLGNEVLAVADEGPVALPKGNLGIPYQKEGLLGMVSNPTEVFCSVPGRLSLLSSTSKYKVTVAEVQRRLSPPECLNASLLGGVLRRAKSKNGGRSLREKLDKIGLNLPAGRRKAANVTLLTALVEGEAVHLARDFGYVCETEFPAKAMAEYLSRPHVERNEISSRKNMLLAAKQICKEFTDLLTQDRSPLGNSRPTPILEPGIQGCLTHFSLITHGFGSPAICAAMTSLQNYLNEALKQVDKMYLSSGSEQQGSSESGKSADKMDKHRK